The following coding sequences lie in one Neosynechococcus sphagnicola sy1 genomic window:
- the cas2 gene encoding CRISPR-associated endonuclease Cas2 — translation MSESKNWYLVCYDIRDPKRWRNAYKLLQGYGESLQYSIFRCWLTQRDREKLRWELEKILVAEDRLLLAGLCHRCVERIQKCNRPEAWCDDAPGHRVI, via the coding sequence ATGTCTGAATCAAAAAACTGGTACTTGGTTTGCTACGATATCCGCGATCCCAAACGCTGGCGCAATGCCTATAAGCTACTCCAGGGCTATGGAGAGTCGCTGCAATATTCTATTTTTCGCTGTTGGCTAACTCAGCGCGATCGCGAAAAATTGCGGTGGGAGTTAGAGAAAATCCTGGTTGCAGAGGATCGACTGCTGTTGGCTGGGCTTTGCCATCGTTGTGTTGAGCGTATCCAGAAATGTAATCGTCCCGAAGCATGGTGTGATGATGCACCAGGCCATCGAGTGATCTAA
- the cas1 gene encoding type I-MYXAN CRISPR-associated endonuclease Cas1: protein MVLHSYSQISTQALHFCADQGIGVHFISGGGRYLGSFDGRQGSIQRRIRQYDALSNPEMCLHLARKLVICRGQGQRKFLMRGQRGRAEVPVLLKQAISQMKAVLKQIPLVMSVESLLGVEGNLAALYFGALPHLIAEGVSPQLKFEHRNRRPPRDRFNALLSFGYALLLKDVMNAILTVGLEPALGFYHQPRSQAAPLALDLMEIFRVPLVDMVVLAAVNRGQWDVQADFEERGQQVWLSDTGRRKFVSLYERRRSETWKHPVTEYSLTYRRLIELEVRLLEKEWSDEGGLFAQLILR, encoded by the coding sequence GTGGTACTACACAGCTATTCCCAAATTTCTACCCAGGCGCTGCACTTTTGTGCTGACCAGGGAATTGGGGTACATTTCATTTCTGGTGGGGGTCGCTACCTAGGCAGCTTTGATGGTCGCCAGGGCAGTATTCAGCGCCGGATTCGTCAGTATGATGCCCTGAGTAACCCTGAGATGTGTTTGCACCTCGCCCGCAAACTGGTTATTTGTCGCGGCCAAGGGCAACGTAAGTTCCTGATGCGGGGACAACGGGGGCGGGCAGAAGTACCAGTATTGCTGAAACAGGCAATTTCTCAGATGAAGGCTGTTCTGAAGCAAATCCCTCTGGTGATGTCAGTGGAGTCATTGCTGGGAGTAGAGGGAAATCTGGCAGCCCTCTATTTTGGTGCCTTGCCTCACTTAATTGCTGAAGGTGTGTCCCCGCAGCTCAAGTTTGAGCATCGGAATCGTCGTCCACCCCGCGATCGCTTCAATGCGCTGCTGAGTTTTGGCTATGCCCTGCTACTCAAGGATGTGATGAATGCAATTCTCACCGTGGGTCTGGAGCCAGCTCTGGGGTTTTATCATCAACCTCGTTCTCAGGCGGCACCGCTAGCCTTGGATCTAATGGAGATTTTCAGAGTACCGCTCGTGGATATGGTGGTCTTGGCGGCGGTGAATCGTGGCCAGTGGGATGTACAGGCAGATTTTGAAGAGCGAGGTCAGCAGGTCTGGTTAAGTGACACGGGTCGGCGCAAGTTTGTCAGTCTTTACGAACGCCGAAGATCAGAAACCTGGAAACATCCTGTGACGGAATATTCCCTCACCTATCGGCGGCTCATAGAACTAGAAGTACGGCTGCTTGAAAAAGAATGGTCCGACGAAGGAGGACTCTTTGCCCAATTGATTCTGCGATGA
- the cas4 gene encoding CRISPR-associated protein Cas4 — protein MPTLETPAMQQDTIRVSALHALAYCPRLFYLEEVEELYTQDAAVFAGRRLHVELEKQEDEDWEDLLLESAELGLRGRVDALRTRDGQVIPYEHKRGRCYRDENNQPQAWESDRLQILAYAYLIELALGIPIPEGRIRYHADNVLVHVPLDDPGRLAVRTAIQQAQLLRQSAYRPPVTENERLCARCSLSPVCLPEESRLAHDREWQPIRLFPEDDDRQILHILEPGTCIGRTGEQLKITRRDQPVENDPGVSGRSGGTTQLFPNFYPGAALLC, from the coding sequence ATGCCTACCCTAGAAACTCCTGCCATGCAGCAGGACACGATCCGTGTCTCTGCCCTCCATGCCCTTGCTTATTGCCCTCGCCTGTTTTACCTGGAAGAAGTGGAAGAACTTTACACCCAGGATGCTGCCGTATTTGCTGGGCGCAGACTACATGTCGAATTGGAAAAACAAGAAGACGAGGACTGGGAAGACCTGCTCCTAGAAAGCGCAGAACTGGGACTACGGGGGCGGGTGGATGCCCTGCGGACTCGTGATGGCCAGGTGATTCCCTATGAGCACAAGCGAGGACGCTGTTACCGCGATGAGAATAATCAACCCCAAGCTTGGGAGAGCGATCGCCTGCAAATCTTAGCCTATGCATACTTGATTGAATTGGCACTGGGAATCCCGATTCCCGAAGGCCGAATTCGCTATCACGCTGATAACGTATTAGTCCATGTCCCCTTAGATGATCCAGGGCGGTTAGCGGTTCGAACTGCCATTCAACAGGCACAACTGCTGCGGCAGTCTGCTTACCGTCCCCCTGTGACCGAAAATGAGCGGCTCTGTGCTCGGTGTTCCCTGTCTCCTGTCTGTCTGCCTGAAGAATCCCGACTTGCCCATGACCGCGAGTGGCAGCCGATACGCCTGTTCCCAGAAGACGACGATCGCCAGATCCTGCATATTTTGGAGCCAGGAACCTGCATCGGTCGGACGGGGGAGCAACTCAAGATTACCCGCAGAGATCAACCCGTGGAAAACGATCCCGGTGTGTCAGGTCGGTCAGGTGGTACTACACAGCTATTCCCAAATTTCTACCCAGGCGCTGCACTTTTGTGCTGA
- a CDS encoding Uma2 family endonuclease: MSLTIQDLEKIQSEHPDYRMELVDGEIIVMSPSGYESEEVATGFAAELLKWVKPRKLGRVVGSSAGFTLPNLDLRAPDVSFVFAERLRRSPRSFAELTPDLIVEVKSPGDRLKKLRAKIDEFLSFGTKVGILINPENHTVEVYRSGQGVITLGDTEVLTVPDLLPGWQVAIADLWAPEFD, from the coding sequence ATGTCTCTAACCATCCAAGATCTGGAAAAAATACAGTCAGAACACCCCGACTATCGAATGGAGTTAGTGGATGGGGAAATTATTGTCATGAGTCCCTCTGGTTATGAATCAGAAGAGGTGGCGACAGGATTTGCGGCTGAGTTGTTGAAGTGGGTAAAACCGCGCAAGTTAGGGCGTGTAGTTGGCTCTAGTGCTGGGTTTACCCTGCCTAATTTGGATTTGAGAGCACCGGATGTTTCCTTTGTGTTCGCTGAACGGTTGCGCCGCAGTCCGCGATCCTTTGCAGAGTTAACCCCTGATTTAATCGTCGAAGTCAAGTCTCCGGGCGATCGCCTGAAGAAACTCAGAGCCAAAATCGATGAGTTTTTATCGTTCGGAACCAAGGTTGGAATTCTGATTAATCCAGAAAATCACACTGTTGAGGTTTACCGCTCCGGTCAAGGGGTCATCACTCTGGGAGATACAGAGGTGCTCACGGTGCCAGATTTGCTGCCCGGTTGGCAAGTGGCGATCGCTGATCTCTGGGCACCAGAGTTTGATTAA
- the cas5 gene encoding type I-MYXAN CRISPR-associated protein Cas5/Cmx5/DevS: MIALHVEVPYASFRKSYARSLAETYPFPPPATVYGMLLSLVGEYFRARHAGVQLAFAYACQPKIATTLRKLSRYKYGVASKQSKLGNAPDFIETLCGIEFLCWIDSSKEEGNISLESRVIEAIDTPERIERTGVVSLGLSDDAVNDISLIGDLLKLNQQYKQHNEDFSGWHWLIPQENGQIELPVWVDHVGSLHTRWQRYQFDHSPSMIDGEPEASKFTLIADPR; the protein is encoded by the coding sequence ATGATTGCATTGCATGTTGAAGTACCCTATGCCAGCTTTCGGAAGTCCTATGCACGATCGCTAGCTGAAACTTACCCCTTTCCTCCACCAGCTACAGTCTACGGAATGCTACTTTCCTTGGTAGGCGAATACTTTCGAGCACGACATGCGGGTGTTCAACTGGCTTTTGCCTATGCTTGTCAACCCAAAATTGCAACAACACTACGAAAACTGAGTCGTTACAAGTATGGGGTGGCAAGTAAACAATCTAAGTTGGGCAATGCTCCCGATTTCATTGAAACATTGTGTGGCATTGAATTTCTCTGCTGGATAGACAGTAGCAAGGAAGAAGGGAATATATCGCTTGAATCTCGCGTGATTGAGGCGATAGATACACCTGAACGAATTGAGCGTACAGGCGTTGTCAGTCTAGGACTCAGTGATGATGCAGTTAACGATATTTCATTAATCGGCGATCTACTAAAACTGAACCAGCAGTACAAACAACATAATGAGGATTTCAGCGGATGGCATTGGCTAATCCCCCAAGAGAATGGGCAAATTGAGTTACCTGTGTGGGTTGATCACGTTGGGTCATTGCACACACGCTGGCAAAGATATCAGTTTGATCACTCTCCTTCTATGATTGATGGAGAGCCAGAAGCGAGTAAATTCACTTTGATTGCCGATCCTCGTTGA
- a CDS encoding DevR family CRISPR-associated autoregulator, which yields MATHYLYGTILTGEAVAANNRGDNIGNTTTLQKVFHQDDLHTSVSAEAIRFALRYRFQLEDTGSVNRSYDSSSGKLGYMDEKRKDWNPETGNVFIDDDLMGFMDAEAAAKEKEDEVEVEEGNETPKNKKKEKPKGKTTKRQSPLAIGRAISLRPYRGEVSFNCVSGEKTKGQLSLYSAEMHTTEYQYSFGLNLGDVIKKTHISSLIDAIIDPPPVAGNHSRFAYDFSPASVVLRVTHAHASKIQNCFEHDEENRTYTIERLIQRVEAGDIPANELIIGGAVALTEEGKKLADLKVTVLKGVNAAANEARKRIAAFGETYKDVAVGSEDKSGDKSA from the coding sequence ATGGCAACGCATTATCTCTATGGCACGATTTTGACAGGTGAGGCAGTCGCTGCAAATAACCGAGGGGACAATATTGGCAACACCACCACACTGCAAAAGGTATTTCATCAGGATGACTTACATACTAGCGTTTCGGCTGAGGCGATTAGATTTGCTTTGCGCTACCGTTTTCAGTTAGAAGACACAGGTTCTGTCAATCGCAGCTATGATTCGTCTTCTGGCAAATTAGGTTACATGGATGAAAAACGCAAAGACTGGAATCCTGAAACAGGAAACGTTTTTATTGATGACGACTTAATGGGTTTCATGGATGCTGAAGCAGCGGCCAAGGAAAAAGAAGACGAGGTGGAAGTTGAGGAAGGCAACGAAACACCTAAAAATAAGAAGAAGGAGAAACCAAAGGGCAAGACTACCAAGCGTCAAAGTCCACTGGCTATTGGTCGTGCCATCAGTTTACGTCCTTATCGAGGTGAAGTGTCCTTCAACTGTGTGAGTGGAGAAAAGACAAAGGGACAGCTTTCCCTCTACAGCGCTGAAATGCATACCACTGAGTACCAATACAGCTTTGGATTGAATCTGGGTGATGTTATTAAGAAAACACACATCAGCAGTCTGATTGATGCCATTATCGATCCTCCACCAGTTGCCGGAAACCATAGCCGTTTTGCTTATGACTTTTCTCCAGCATCTGTTGTATTGCGAGTGACCCATGCTCATGCTTCTAAAATCCAAAATTGCTTTGAGCATGATGAGGAAAATCGCACTTACACCATCGAGCGTTTGATTCAGCGAGTTGAAGCAGGTGATATTCCTGCCAATGAGCTAATTATTGGGGGTGCAGTGGCTTTGACGGAAGAGGGCAAAAAGTTAGCAGATTTAAAAGTTACTGTTTTGAAGGGCGTGAATGCTGCCGCAAATGAAGCCCGCAAGCGTATTGCTGCTTTTGGAGAGACATACAAGGATGTAGCTGTCGGTTCTGAAGATAAATCTGGAGACAAGTCAGCATGA
- the cas8a1 gene encoding type I-MYXAN CRISPR-associated Cas8a1/Cmx1, translating to MALTYRLNDPNFTIYHRAALGGLAATIQSWDNNLPAGIHQPTLTADGVTITWDESISAQDAIQRILEASFKLTEDKLIHLPGQFIGEDAVDLRLAVHEGLCLTFLQHNKMRPGEKGTRTFPLKSVDGDGCDQISYKAVNSYAHQKAQGTGLLDELKKGERGFLPAIATIPQSVIPGAMTGRKSLQATPEEAFLLLYLMVSCVVFLLRPRTYRGKADRTAKEKAQACVVVPEVTNLLDFSDAIQFLPATNAEKRKELFSFTYLGRVVGGAEEAALSFLADLEASKIAKSSSSGIAGCQAIAMGKVAWDKNQINRSISVRLHGSYPEIKIFRTAKQYLGRSKLIKTADGRSFALPNSPVPELIAANLAAERHWCAHFQELVSEKKDFNQMSYHRAGLNQMAKVIKDDDDKAIIQAFQQAWRMTMGQIGERAENNHLNFERLMEVRREKIRNEILRTKTPAALAGWFLRFCADATKGASLAPIREDADRIRAFIFSPRYFDRFQNLLLFALLSYVGDNGSNTQSTQK from the coding sequence ATGGCGTTAACTTACCGACTGAATGACCCAAATTTTACGATTTATCACCGAGCGGCACTGGGGGGATTAGCTGCTACGATTCAGTCTTGGGATAATAACCTTCCAGCAGGAATTCATCAGCCTACTCTTACAGCCGATGGTGTAACAATCACCTGGGATGAAAGCATTTCTGCTCAAGATGCCATACAACGTATTCTTGAAGCTTCTTTCAAGCTAACAGAAGATAAACTAATTCACCTGCCAGGACAGTTTATTGGTGAAGATGCAGTTGATCTCAGATTAGCAGTTCATGAAGGACTTTGCCTGACTTTTTTGCAACATAACAAGATGCGGCCTGGAGAGAAGGGAACACGTACTTTTCCTCTTAAATCCGTCGATGGTGACGGTTGCGATCAAATTTCCTACAAGGCGGTAAATAGCTATGCTCATCAAAAAGCGCAGGGAACAGGATTACTGGATGAATTAAAAAAAGGAGAGAGAGGATTTTTACCTGCTATCGCTACTATTCCTCAGTCAGTTATTCCTGGGGCGATGACGGGGAGAAAATCTCTACAAGCGACTCCAGAAGAAGCATTCCTGCTGCTCTATCTCATGGTCAGTTGTGTGGTATTTCTGCTGCGTCCTAGGACTTACAGAGGGAAAGCTGACAGAACTGCAAAGGAAAAAGCTCAGGCTTGTGTAGTTGTGCCTGAAGTGACAAATCTGCTGGACTTTTCCGATGCCATCCAATTTTTGCCTGCTACTAATGCTGAGAAGCGGAAGGAGTTGTTTAGTTTTACCTATCTGGGACGAGTTGTTGGTGGTGCAGAAGAAGCAGCCTTGAGTTTTTTAGCAGATTTGGAAGCTAGTAAAATTGCCAAAAGCTCAAGCTCTGGCATTGCTGGATGTCAGGCGATCGCAATGGGTAAAGTTGCCTGGGATAAGAACCAAATTAACCGCAGTATTAGCGTCAGGTTACACGGAAGCTATCCAGAAATCAAGATTTTCCGGACGGCTAAGCAATACCTTGGTCGCAGCAAATTGATAAAAACTGCTGATGGTAGAAGCTTTGCTTTACCCAATAGCCCAGTGCCAGAGTTAATTGCAGCAAATCTAGCAGCGGAAAGACACTGGTGTGCTCACTTTCAAGAGCTAGTGAGTGAGAAAAAGGATTTCAATCAAATGTCGTATCACAGAGCAGGACTGAATCAAATGGCAAAAGTTATCAAGGATGACGATGACAAGGCAATTATTCAAGCATTTCAACAAGCTTGGAGGATGACCATGGGACAGATTGGAGAACGAGCAGAGAACAATCATCTCAACTTTGAAAGACTGATGGAGGTGCGTCGGGAAAAAATTCGCAATGAAATCTTGCGGACGAAAACCCCTGCTGCCTTGGCAGGCTGGTTTCTCAGATTTTGTGCTGATGCCACAAAAGGAGCATCCTTAGCTCCAATTCGAGAGGATGCAGATCGCATTCGAGCGTTTATCTTCAGTCCTCGCTACTTTGATCGGTTTCAAAATCTACTGTTGTTTGCCCTGCTCAGCTATGTAGGAGACAACGGATCAAATACTCAATCAACTCAAAAATAA
- the cas3 gene encoding CRISPR-associated helicase Cas3', with amino-acid sequence MNNPYRLLAKSYDRKKYKEPPDYALLTQHSRDVAEACNALAIMVGAIALANAGLPPLRLDEFTKTLVTNGWIQDTGKASSHFQEMLSNPEMSQLLRHEVISGLMFCLEPRLKKWIEPLGSSRLPAIWGAMGHHRKFEKSTVPRQANTLTVCVSHPDFQSILQEMSLHFKSLGLDLGEPPLFKADLTIDLDDEDADFIAEQALQQIKLEFTKQEQNFAREEERRFIAIVKAFGIAADVAASAVAKKHRSADRYSLQEFVTTDLSKGLQSRDLTHLIHGWAWKAWKKANPNNNQHLDLSRLPDGFIVRDFQLNVANSGKRLTLAEAGCGSGKSLAAYLWARKWCEQFQQEDRTNFRLFFCLPTTGTTTEHFKDYALESGIPVDQLSLTHSRSSVDLETMAETAVQEEAINEEDTHRAKTKVAQSALEAERDKIEALALWSTPLVVTTTDTVLGLMANARKAIYSFPSIMQSAIVFDEVHAFDDYLFGHLLVFIKNFPNLPVLLMTASLPESRRQAIQKIRPDLEIIPGPPKLETLERYHIQHPSSDDAIWKAVQKCLAGKGKVLWVRNRVDWANDIYHQAKHKAKTNPDFAGVSINVYHSRLRYKDRSHRHRQVIDNFNQDGQAAFLVATQVAEMSLDLSADLLITDIAPVPSLIQRMGRLNRRATPEKPRRTQMGNDLLDR; translated from the coding sequence ATGAATAACCCCTATCGCTTACTGGCAAAGTCTTATGACCGGAAAAAATATAAGGAACCTCCTGACTATGCATTGTTAACTCAGCACAGCCGTGATGTAGCAGAAGCCTGTAATGCATTAGCAATAATGGTTGGAGCGATCGCACTTGCTAATGCTGGACTCCCTCCATTACGCTTAGATGAGTTCACTAAAACACTCGTAACAAATGGATGGATACAAGATACTGGTAAAGCTAGTAGTCACTTTCAGGAAATGTTGTCTAATCCTGAAATGAGCCAACTGCTAAGGCATGAGGTGATTTCTGGGCTAATGTTTTGCCTAGAACCACGCTTAAAAAAATGGATTGAGCCTTTGGGATCATCTAGACTCCCAGCAATTTGGGGGGCAATGGGACATCACCGTAAATTTGAAAAATCTACAGTTCCTCGGCAAGCAAACACACTTACAGTTTGTGTCTCCCATCCTGACTTCCAAAGCATTTTGCAGGAGATGTCTTTGCATTTTAAATCCTTGGGGCTTGATTTAGGCGAACCTCCACTTTTTAAGGCTGATTTAACCATTGATTTGGATGACGAGGATGCTGATTTCATTGCTGAGCAAGCCTTGCAACAAATTAAGTTAGAGTTCACGAAACAAGAACAAAACTTTGCTAGAGAAGAAGAGCGCCGATTTATCGCCATAGTCAAAGCGTTTGGAATTGCAGCGGATGTTGCTGCCAGTGCTGTAGCTAAAAAGCATCGATCAGCAGACCGATACTCGTTACAGGAATTTGTTACTACTGATCTCTCAAAGGGTCTTCAGTCAAGAGATTTGACACATTTAATTCATGGCTGGGCATGGAAAGCTTGGAAAAAAGCTAATCCAAATAATAATCAGCATCTTGATCTATCTCGCTTACCAGACGGATTTATAGTGCGAGATTTTCAATTAAATGTCGCCAACTCTGGAAAGCGACTCACGTTAGCAGAAGCGGGTTGCGGCTCTGGTAAAAGTCTTGCTGCGTATTTATGGGCACGTAAATGGTGTGAACAATTCCAGCAGGAAGATCGCACAAATTTTCGGTTGTTTTTCTGCTTACCTACCACAGGAACTACAACCGAACATTTCAAAGATTATGCACTAGAGTCTGGAATTCCGGTGGATCAATTGAGCTTAACTCATTCTCGTTCATCGGTTGATTTGGAAACGATGGCAGAAACCGCTGTTCAAGAGGAAGCCATTAATGAGGAGGATACCCATCGAGCAAAAACAAAAGTGGCTCAAAGTGCTCTTGAAGCTGAACGAGACAAGATTGAAGCATTAGCTTTGTGGAGTACCCCGTTAGTGGTTACAACCACTGATACCGTGTTGGGATTGATGGCAAATGCTCGTAAAGCCATCTATAGCTTTCCAAGCATTATGCAGTCAGCGATCGTCTTTGATGAAGTTCATGCATTTGATGATTATTTGTTTGGACACTTGCTGGTCTTTATCAAAAATTTCCCCAATTTACCTGTGCTATTAATGACAGCTTCCTTGCCAGAATCTCGTCGTCAGGCTATTCAAAAGATTCGCCCTGATTTAGAAATTATTCCAGGGCCACCAAAATTGGAAACCCTGGAACGGTATCACATTCAACATCCATCTTCTGATGACGCAATATGGAAAGCTGTTCAAAAATGTCTTGCTGGCAAAGGTAAGGTGCTGTGGGTGCGTAATCGTGTGGATTGGGCAAATGATATTTACCACCAGGCAAAACACAAAGCTAAAACCAATCCAGACTTTGCTGGTGTTTCAATTAATGTTTATCACTCACGTCTACGTTACAAAGATCGTAGCCATCGACATAGACAGGTAATTGATAATTTCAACCAGGATGGTCAAGCTGCATTTTTGGTGGCAACTCAAGTGGCAGAAATGAGCCTGGATTTATCCGCTGATTTGCTGATCACCGATATTGCTCCAGTGCCATCCCTAATTCAGCGAATGGGACGCTTGAATCGCCGCGCAACTCCTGAAAAACCCAGGCGAACCCAAATGGGCAATGATTTGCTCGATCGCTGA
- the cas6 gene encoding type I-MYXAN CRISPR-associated protein Cas6/Cmx6, with protein MLAVESQKSGVDLLVPPYVELSFGVIGETLPADHGYGLYSAISKICPALHEQEGVSIQTITGIPDRRGRIYLTKDKSFLRIRLPYDPDLISRSLTLAGKQLTIGNHRISLGIPQFLTLQPADILKARIVVIKGFQDAEAFLKAAKYKLQLLDINGVASIPLNEKEEPDRKTIKIKSFTVVGFGVVVENLTAEDSIKLQVAGIGGKHRMGCGVFVPFRGEA; from the coding sequence ATGCTAGCAGTGGAATCCCAAAAATCTGGGGTGGATTTGTTGGTGCCGCCTTATGTGGAGTTGAGTTTTGGAGTAATTGGCGAAACGTTGCCTGCGGATCATGGGTATGGGTTGTATAGTGCTATTTCTAAAATTTGTCCAGCGTTACATGAGCAAGAAGGAGTAAGTATTCAGACAATTACTGGTATTCCAGATCGACGAGGCAGGATCTACTTGACCAAAGATAAATCCTTCTTGCGAATTCGACTGCCTTATGACCCTGACTTGATTTCACGATCTCTCACCTTAGCTGGCAAACAGTTAACTATTGGTAATCATCGTATTAGCCTAGGTATTCCCCAATTTCTTACCCTACAACCAGCAGACATTTTAAAGGCAAGAATTGTGGTTATTAAAGGATTTCAAGATGCAGAAGCTTTTCTGAAAGCTGCGAAATATAAACTTCAATTACTAGATATTAACGGTGTGGCATCCATTCCACTAAATGAAAAGGAAGAACCAGATCGAAAAACAATTAAAATCAAATCCTTTACTGTGGTTGGGTTTGGGGTGGTAGTTGAAAATCTCACAGCAGAAGATTCAATTAAACTTCAAGTCGCTGGAATTGGTGGTAAGCATCGAATGGGATGTGGTGTTTTTGTGCCATTTAGAGGCGAAGCATGA
- a CDS encoding DUF433 domain-containing protein → MNNDRHNYPHLHTHDGESAHLISHPRIRVAHIVMDYLAYGWSVDEMCRQHIYLKPAEAHAAMCYYFDHPSEIDQEIRAERQQLQNDQSTAQRSPFYLRMKAQGVL, encoded by the coding sequence ATGAACAACGATCGACATAACTATCCACACCTACACACCCACGATGGGGAATCCGCTCACCTGATCAGCCATCCCCGTATCCGTGTTGCCCACATTGTTATGGATTACTTAGCTTACGGTTGGTCTGTTGATGAAATGTGCCGTCAACATATCTATCTCAAACCTGCGGAAGCCCATGCAGCCATGTGTTACTACTTTGACCACCCATCAGAGATTGATCAAGAAATTCGGGCAGAGCGACAACAGCTACAGAATGATCAGTCCACGGCGCAGCGATCGCCCTTCTATCTCCGGATGAAAGCACAGGGAGTGTTGTAG
- a CDS encoding Uma2 family endonuclease, producing the protein MIQAIQKGTTFEAFLSGYPADGGRYELINGEVIEVRPSGDHEDVASQIIRAIDREIERLNLNWFIPNTCCVKPAGNLDAYIPDVIVLDRAQLGAELLWKTASTITSGKSAQLIVEVVSTNWHDDYARKLEDYEALEIAEYWIVDFRALGGRRFIGSPKQPTVSVYTLVDGLYQLQQFRVGEILRSHIFPELQLSTDKILQTGDR; encoded by the coding sequence ATGATTCAAGCAATTCAGAAGGGGACGACGTTTGAAGCGTTTTTGAGCGGGTATCCAGCAGACGGTGGACGCTATGAGCTGATTAATGGAGAGGTGATAGAGGTGCGACCTAGCGGCGACCATGAGGATGTGGCAAGTCAAATCATTCGAGCCATTGATCGAGAAATTGAACGGCTGAATCTGAATTGGTTTATTCCGAATACCTGTTGTGTCAAGCCAGCGGGTAATTTGGATGCCTATATCCCAGATGTAATTGTGCTTGATCGTGCTCAACTTGGGGCTGAACTTTTGTGGAAGACAGCTTCGACGATTACCAGCGGCAAATCTGCCCAATTGATTGTGGAGGTAGTGAGTACGAACTGGCACGATGACTATGCCCGCAAGCTTGAGGATTATGAGGCGTTGGAAATTGCAGAATATTGGATTGTGGATTTTCGAGCATTGGGTGGACGGCGGTTTATTGGTTCCCCAAAGCAACCGACAGTGAGTGTCTACACTTTGGTAGATGGGTTGTATCAGCTTCAGCAGTTTCGAGTTGGGGAAATACTGCGATCGCACATCTTCCCAGAACTGCAACTCAGCACAGACAAGATTTTACAAACAGGCGATCGCTAA
- a CDS encoding helix-turn-helix transcriptional regulator, with protein sequence MSRHLERLLQLDALLRLPLRQTAENLAEALEVSERTVRNDLNFLRDRYFAPLEWSKAKGYHYTDSDWRLPTITLSKGELFALTLGARMLEAYAGSAYVGELRSAIARLGERLPEQTWVDLQQIADERILFRSGAEINLDPNVWHQLEDACQTHKTVQMTYYTAGRNATSDRQIDPYVLHIYRGTNPYVIGYCHTRKEVRWFRVDRITQLQVLKETFVPDPTFDAKDHLEMIFQHEAGGLPQPVAIWFDAKTSPYIRERRWHATQEIQEHADGSLTLCMTVRGLQDLKRWVLGYGKGAIVREPLELVQLVRDEVSMMKCHYQEAKS encoded by the coding sequence ATGTCACGCCACCTGGAAAGGCTACTGCAACTAGATGCCCTCCTGAGATTGCCCCTTCGTCAAACAGCGGAGAATCTAGCGGAAGCACTGGAAGTCAGCGAACGAACAGTTCGGAATGACTTGAATTTCCTGCGCGATCGTTACTTTGCTCCTTTGGAGTGGAGTAAGGCTAAGGGCTATCACTACACGGATTCGGATTGGCGGTTGCCGACCATTACGCTGAGCAAGGGGGAACTGTTTGCCCTAACGCTGGGAGCCAGGATGTTGGAGGCGTATGCTGGTTCAGCCTATGTGGGGGAGTTGCGCTCGGCGATCGCCCGTCTGGGGGAACGATTGCCTGAACAGACCTGGGTGGATCTGCAACAAATTGCGGATGAGCGGATTTTGTTTCGATCCGGGGCAGAAATCAATCTAGACCCCAATGTCTGGCATCAGCTAGAGGATGCCTGTCAAACCCATAAGACAGTTCAAATGACCTACTACACGGCAGGTCGTAATGCTACCTCTGATCGCCAGATCGACCCCTATGTGCTTCATATTTACCGGGGTACCAATCCTTATGTCATTGGCTATTGCCACACCCGCAAAGAGGTGCGCTGGTTTCGCGTCGATCGGATTACGCAACTTCAGGTGTTGAAGGAAACGTTTGTACCTGACCCAACCTTTGATGCCAAGGATCATCTGGAGATGATTTTTCAGCATGAAGCAGGCGGCTTGCCGCAGCCTGTGGCGATTTGGTTTGATGCGAAAACTTCACCCTATATTCGGGAGCGCCGATGGCACGCTACCCAGGAAATTCAAGAACATGCCGATGGTTCGCTGACGCTCTGCATGACGGTCAGGGGTTTGCAGGATTTGAAGCGGTGGGTGTTGGGCTATGGAAAGGGCGCGATCGTGCGGGAGCCACTGGAGCTGGTGCAGTTGGTTAGGGATGAGGTATCGATGATGAAGTGTCACTATCAGGAGGCAAAGTCATGA